A single window of Collinsella aerofaciens DNA harbors:
- the prfA gene encoding peptide chain release factor 1 codes for MRDKLEKIIKAYEELEKKLSDPAVASDIKEFTRLNKEYAHQSDLIAASREYIGALDDIEAAKEMLRDTSDADEKEMLQMDISENEEKLPQLEEDIKYMLIPSDPNDDKNTIVEIRSAAGGDEAAIFAGDLYKMYQRFCESRGWKTTVLDSSPSEAGGFKSIEFKVEGDRVYSVMKYESGVHRVQRVPKTESQGRIQTSTATVAVLPEAEEIDVQINQSDLRIDTYCASGPGGQCVNTTYSAVRITHLPTNTVVQSQEQRSQIQNREVCMQMLRARLYEMELEKQQAELGAERQSQIGHGNRSEKIRTYNQPQDRVTDHRIGFNSTYNGVLLGDQLGTVIEALAAAERAEKLAQAV; via the coding sequence ATGCGCGACAAGCTCGAAAAGATTATTAAGGCCTACGAGGAGCTCGAGAAGAAGCTCTCCGACCCGGCCGTCGCCTCCGACATCAAGGAGTTCACGCGTCTCAACAAGGAGTACGCACACCAGTCCGACCTCATCGCCGCCTCGCGCGAGTACATCGGCGCGCTCGATGACATCGAGGCCGCCAAGGAGATGCTCCGCGACACCAGCGATGCGGACGAGAAGGAGATGCTCCAGATGGACATCTCCGAGAACGAGGAAAAGCTCCCACAGCTCGAGGAAGACATCAAGTACATGCTCATCCCGAGCGACCCCAACGACGACAAGAACACCATCGTCGAGATCCGCTCCGCCGCCGGTGGCGACGAGGCCGCCATCTTTGCCGGCGATCTGTACAAGATGTACCAGCGCTTCTGCGAGTCGCGTGGTTGGAAGACCACGGTGCTCGATTCCAGCCCCAGCGAGGCTGGCGGCTTTAAGTCCATCGAGTTCAAGGTCGAGGGCGACCGCGTCTACTCCGTCATGAAGTACGAGTCCGGCGTGCACCGCGTCCAGCGTGTCCCCAAGACCGAGTCCCAGGGCCGTATCCAGACTTCCACGGCTACCGTCGCCGTGCTTCCCGAGGCCGAGGAGATCGACGTCCAGATTAACCAGTCCGATCTGCGCATCGACACCTACTGTGCTTCCGGCCCTGGCGGTCAGTGCGTTAACACTACCTACTCCGCCGTGCGCATTACCCACCTGCCCACCAACACCGTGGTGCAGTCGCAGGAGCAGCGCTCCCAGATTCAGAACCGCGAGGTCTGCATGCAGATGCTGCGCGCCCGTCTGTACGAGATGGAGCTCGAGAAGCAGCAGGCCGAGCTCGGTGCCGAGCGTCAGAGCCAGATCGGCCACGGCAACCGTTCCGAGAAGATCCGTACCTACAACCAGCCCCAGGACCGTGTGACCGATCACCGCATCGGCTTCAACTCCACCTACAACGGCGTGCTTCTGGGCGACCAGCTCGGCACCGTCATCGAGGCCCTCGCCGCCGCCGAGCGAGCCGAGAAGCTGGCACAGGCTGTGTAG